One genomic region from Saprospiraceae bacterium encodes:
- a CDS encoding ATP-grasp domain-containing protein: MPKLLVANRGEIAIRIFKTAKKKGWTCVAVYSEADQNSLHLDFADEVYALGPGPASQTYLHIEKVIDIAIHAKVDFIHPGYGFLSESAAFAEAVEKTGIVFVGPSANAMRHLGDKISAKQTAAELGIPMVRGIIAGINGIEEALEQADKIGYPVMVKAAAGGGGKGMRVIHNAEDLSDSLDRAKAEAQASFGNDIIFLEQYIHSPRHIEIQIIGDQQGNVLFLPERECSLQRRHQKLMEESPANFLPDTLRQSMSQDAVNLAKSCGYYSTGTVEFMVDQKGNYFFLEMNTRLQVEHTVSEMVTGLDLVDMQLEVASRMPLHIKQEDIHVSGHAIQWRINAEDPLQNFAPSSGHITHYTTPVQAHVRIDSGYEQNKNVPVLYDPLIAKLICWGVDRPDAIQRLKGALNAFDIEGISTSIPFGLQLLDHPDIVAGHYGVNFLELHLEEILKGKQQENHLKAAAALALHLYLEELKNLSIPHNI, encoded by the coding sequence ATGCCAAAATTATTAGTTGCCAACAGAGGTGAGATAGCCATACGGATCTTTAAGACCGCTAAAAAAAAGGGTTGGACCTGCGTGGCAGTGTATTCAGAAGCTGATCAAAACAGCCTGCATCTGGATTTTGCAGATGAGGTATATGCTCTTGGGCCAGGTCCTGCCAGTCAGACCTATCTCCATATTGAAAAGGTCATAGATATAGCTATTCATGCAAAAGTGGATTTTATTCATCCAGGGTATGGATTTTTGAGTGAGTCGGCGGCCTTTGCCGAGGCTGTTGAAAAAACTGGGATCGTGTTTGTAGGTCCATCGGCAAATGCCATGAGGCATTTAGGAGATAAAATATCTGCTAAACAAACCGCTGCTGAGCTTGGCATACCCATGGTGCGGGGAATCATAGCAGGTATCAATGGAATAGAAGAGGCTTTAGAACAAGCCGACAAAATTGGGTATCCTGTGATGGTTAAAGCAGCAGCAGGTGGTGGAGGAAAAGGCATGAGAGTGATCCATAATGCCGAAGACCTCAGTGATTCATTGGATAGAGCGAAAGCTGAAGCTCAAGCTTCTTTTGGCAACGATATTATATTTTTAGAACAATACATTCACTCACCCCGGCATATAGAAATACAAATCATTGGTGATCAACAAGGCAATGTCCTATTCCTTCCGGAGAGAGAATGTAGCTTACAACGGCGACACCAAAAACTAATGGAAGAATCGCCGGCCAATTTCTTGCCAGATACCCTGCGACAATCGATGAGCCAGGATGCTGTGAATCTGGCTAAATCCTGTGGCTATTACAGTACCGGGACAGTCGAGTTTATGGTAGATCAAAAGGGTAATTATTTTTTCCTTGAAATGAATACCCGGCTTCAGGTAGAGCATACTGTGTCAGAGATGGTCACTGGTCTGGACCTGGTCGATATGCAACTCGAAGTAGCTTCGAGAATGCCATTGCATATAAAACAAGAAGACATTCATGTTTCAGGGCATGCCATCCAATGGAGGATAAATGCGGAAGATCCTTTGCAAAATTTCGCTCCTTCTTCAGGACACATTACGCATTACACTACACCGGTTCAAGCCCATGTAAGGATAGACTCAGGGTATGAGCAAAATAAAAATGTTCCGGTGCTCTATGACCCGCTGATTGCAAAATTGATTTGTTGGGGGGTAGATCGACCTGATGCCATCCAGAGATTAAAAGGGGCACTAAATGCTTTTGATATAGAAGGTATATCTACTTCCATTCCATTTGGGCTGCAGCTGCTGGATCATCCGGATATAGTAGCCGGACATTATGGGGTTAATTTTTTAGAACTTCATCTGGAAGAAATTTTAAAAGGAAAACAGCAGGAAAACCATTTAAAAGCAGCAGCTGCCTTAGCTTTGCATTTGTATCTTGAAGAATTAAAAAATCTGTCTATCCCTCATAATATATAG
- a CDS encoding aminotransferase class IV has translation MQYHFILNKIVHQAEATISVFDLGLLRGYGAFDFFKVHAGVPVFMDDHIDRFFNSARLLHLTIAYSRTELKEVIYQLIKKNEMVDGTFKMVLTGGVSSNGFTMDGDPGLMILAGKLSFEIYSEYDKVKTMRLKTLDYVRETPTVKTLNYLIPMMHWNEVTAGQFDDVLYVKDGLISETSRANIFFITQDEKLVTPNKNILPGITRKYILELAKEMPVEEREISLKEALTCKEIFLTSTTKQVMPVVGIDECLIGEGKRGELSGKLFDDFYALENNFIQKHKTQWI, from the coding sequence ATGCAATACCATTTCATTCTGAATAAAATCGTCCATCAGGCTGAAGCCACTATCTCGGTATTTGACCTGGGATTGCTCAGGGGATATGGCGCATTTGATTTTTTTAAAGTACATGCAGGAGTGCCTGTCTTTATGGATGATCATATCGATCGATTTTTTAATTCGGCAAGATTACTTCATTTGACAATAGCATATAGTAGAACTGAGTTAAAAGAAGTCATCTATCAATTAATTAAAAAAAATGAAATGGTCGATGGCACCTTTAAAATGGTGCTCACCGGAGGTGTATCTTCAAATGGATTTACAATGGATGGCGACCCCGGCTTGATGATTTTAGCAGGAAAATTAAGTTTTGAAATTTATTCAGAATATGATAAGGTCAAAACCATGCGGTTGAAAACTTTAGATTATGTCAGAGAGACGCCCACCGTAAAGACTTTGAACTATCTCATACCGATGATGCACTGGAATGAAGTTACAGCAGGGCAGTTTGATGATGTGTTATATGTCAAAGATGGATTGATATCGGAAACCTCCAGAGCAAATATATTTTTTATAACTCAGGATGAAAAACTAGTTACACCAAATAAAAATATACTCCCTGGTATCACCAGAAAATACATTCTGGAGCTGGCAAAAGAAATGCCTGTTGAAGAAAGAGAAATCAGTTTGAAAGAAGCATTGACCTGTAAAGAAATATTTCTCACCAGTACCACTAAACAAGTCATGCCGGTGGTTGGTATTGATGAGTGCCTGATTGGAGAAGGAAAACGTGGGGAGCTATCAGGAAAATTATTTGATGATTTCTATGCTTTGGAAAATAATTTTATCCAAAAACATAAAACTCAGTGGATTTGA
- a CDS encoding hydroxymethylglutaryl-CoA lyase — translation MVKLIECPRDAMQGIKEFIPTQMKVDYINQLLKVGFDTIDFGSFVSPKAIPQMADTHEVIQSLNTLDTKSKLLAIVANRRGAIEACEYAPIQYLGYPFSISETFQLRNTNSTIAEALETVKEIQEICSSKNKKLVIYVSMGFGNPYGDPWNVHIAQKWVDELAEFGIRIISLSDTIGVSTPESIHYLFSNLIPPYPDVEFGAHLHTTPKTWREKVQAAWRGGCKRFDGAMKGMGGCPMAKDELTGNMPTEQMISFFDEIDAGLDIDWKELSRSMMMADTLFQIH, via the coding sequence ATGGTAAAGTTGATAGAGTGTCCCAGAGACGCTATGCAGGGCATTAAAGAGTTTATTCCTACGCAGATGAAGGTTGACTACATCAATCAACTGCTCAAGGTAGGTTTTGATACCATAGATTTTGGAAGTTTTGTATCTCCAAAAGCTATTCCTCAAATGGCCGATACTCATGAGGTAATTCAATCTTTAAACACGCTGGATACTAAATCTAAATTACTGGCAATAGTAGCTAATAGAAGGGGAGCAATAGAAGCATGTGAGTATGCTCCAATTCAATACCTGGGATACCCATTTTCTATCTCAGAGACTTTCCAGCTGCGCAATACCAATAGTACGATTGCGGAAGCATTGGAGACCGTCAAAGAGATCCAGGAGATCTGTTCCTCAAAAAATAAGAAATTAGTCATCTATGTTTCTATGGGTTTTGGCAATCCTTATGGTGACCCTTGGAATGTTCATATCGCTCAAAAATGGGTAGATGAACTGGCTGAGTTTGGTATTCGAATTATTTCTCTGTCCGATACGATAGGGGTGTCTACTCCAGAATCAATTCATTATTTATTTTCCAATCTTATTCCTCCTTATCCTGATGTGGAATTTGGAGCTCATTTGCACACCACGCCCAAAACATGGCGTGAAAAGGTACAGGCTGCCTGGCGAGGTGGCTGCAAAAGATTTGATGGTGCGATGAAGGGCATGGGCGGCTGCCCGATGGCCAAAGACGAACTTACAGGCAATATGCCGACAGAACAAATGATCAGTTTTTTTGACGAAATCGATGCAGGTCTTGATATTGATTGGAAAGAACTCAGCAGATCTATGATGATGGCGGATACTTTATTTCAAATCCACTGA
- a CDS encoding sulfatase-like hydrolase/transferase, translating to MANHHLRILVFSILTQGLIAQAVPKNVLILFSDDQRYNTIHALGNNEIQTPNLDFLVQHGVSMTRAHTMGGMHGALCAPSRAMLHTAKYLHELKKSGDSIPPEHIMLPEYLQTLGYKTYGIGKWHNDKVAFNRAFQNGAAIYFGGMHFQIDGGQEHPQYRNYDPSGKYDTPNQKADKFSSEFYADAAIDFLKSKKDSQEPFLCYVAFTSPHDPRTPPLKYREMYNWRNISLPANFLPQHPFDNGELSVRDEVLLPRPMSEEMVKRELALYYGMISELDDQIGRIIKSLQENGQFENTLIVFAGDNGLAVGSHGLLGKQNLYDHSMRVPLIFSHPALPQGLRIDQLCYLSDVFPTVLDILHRKKPNLSSESLFNYFQHPHKNGRKNVYFAYRDIQRAVRTEDNWKYIRYQVGGIATHQLFNLKVDPYETQNLVLSEKRKLKAMQKKLIREANKYHDFLDLRIDDWGTGNRQ from the coding sequence ATGGCAAATCATCACTTAAGGATCCTGGTATTTTCAATATTAACGCAAGGGTTAATTGCTCAGGCGGTCCCGAAAAATGTATTGATTTTGTTTTCCGATGATCAAAGATATAATACGATTCATGCATTGGGAAACAATGAGATACAAACCCCCAATCTGGATTTTTTGGTGCAACATGGTGTGTCGATGACCAGGGCGCATACTATGGGTGGTATGCATGGTGCACTCTGTGCTCCGAGCAGAGCTATGCTCCATACTGCCAAATATCTTCACGAACTTAAAAAAAGTGGAGATAGTATACCTCCTGAGCACATCATGCTACCTGAATACTTACAGACTCTAGGTTATAAGACTTATGGTATCGGTAAATGGCATAACGACAAAGTTGCATTTAACAGAGCTTTTCAAAATGGAGCTGCGATATATTTTGGCGGTATGCATTTTCAAATAGATGGTGGTCAGGAACATCCGCAATATAGAAATTATGATCCTTCAGGAAAGTACGATACACCCAATCAAAAAGCAGATAAGTTTTCATCAGAGTTTTATGCTGATGCAGCCATTGATTTTCTGAAAAGTAAAAAAGACTCGCAGGAGCCATTTCTTTGTTATGTAGCATTTACCTCCCCTCATGATCCACGCACACCTCCTTTAAAATATAGGGAAATGTATAATTGGCGAAATATCTCTTTGCCTGCAAACTTTTTACCTCAACACCCATTTGACAATGGTGAACTCTCCGTCCGTGATGAAGTATTATTGCCCAGGCCGATGAGTGAAGAAATGGTAAAACGAGAGTTGGCTTTGTATTATGGGATGATATCAGAACTTGATGATCAAATTGGAAGGATTATAAAATCTTTACAAGAAAATGGTCAATTTGAAAATACTTTGATTGTGTTTGCCGGCGATAATGGTTTGGCTGTAGGCAGTCATGGACTTTTGGGCAAACAAAATCTATATGATCACAGTATGCGTGTACCGCTTATTTTTTCGCACCCTGCCCTTCCTCAGGGTTTACGAATAGATCAACTATGTTATTTGTCAGATGTTTTTCCTACAGTGCTGGATATTCTTCATCGCAAGAAGCCCAATCTCTCCAGCGAAAGTCTCTTTAATTATTTTCAACATCCTCATAAAAACGGACGCAAAAATGTATACTTCGCTTATCGTGACATTCAGCGGGCGGTACGCACAGAAGACAATTGGAAATATATCCGATACCAGGTAGGTGGCATCGCTACTCATCAGTTATTCAATCTGAAAGTGGATCCTTATGAGACCCAAAACCTTGTTTTAAGTGAAAAAAGAAAGCTGAAGGCTATGCAAAAGAAATTGATCCGTGAAGCGAATAAGTATCATGATTTCCTGGATTTAAGGATTGATGATTGGGGTACAGGGAATAGGCAATAG
- a CDS encoding pyruvate kinase has protein sequence MEVDLKRLALELDGIDSLMLDSEFSFKHLLKAAHPFNKKTAKNLLHYLILRSLDIRELQDRLHTGGLSSMASSESHIRGQLVAITQRLDEKKLTPKGVFNYKTGKKSLADRSSGLFGSKKTDTIPYIMITLDRDAAREYAKVKNLIQSGMNIARINCAHDDENIWLQMILHIKRAVKATGLSCKIYMDLAGPKIRTILKNKSHLKVFEGKSFYMTDAQHLKDDPKLLGCSVAGISDQIHKGEKVLFDDGLIEAIVQNIEGAIIKLKVIRISSKKPFIKNEKGINFPESHLTIPAISEYDLQCLPFILKHADLVGYSFVKNEKDVLQLQEMLDTHKDLSLILKIETLEAVNNLPDLLFAGMRNKNFGVMIARGDLAIEIGFERMSEIQEEILWICEAAHVPVIWATQVLETLNKSGLATRSEITDAAHAAMADCVMINKGNHILQTIETLQDILQRSGGHHVKKRFTFRPLTIASNFVSSKTSFSNLQNPSLPISC, from the coding sequence ATGGAGGTAGATCTGAAGCGATTGGCCCTCGAATTGGATGGCATTGATTCACTCATGTTAGATTCAGAATTTTCTTTCAAGCATTTGTTGAAGGCTGCACATCCTTTTAACAAAAAGACGGCCAAAAACCTGTTGCATTATCTTATTCTTAGAAGTCTGGATATCAGAGAATTACAAGATAGATTGCATACGGGTGGGCTCTCATCCATGGCTAGTTCTGAGAGCCATATCCGGGGCCAGTTAGTGGCTATTACTCAAAGACTAGATGAGAAAAAATTAACTCCCAAAGGAGTATTCAATTATAAAACAGGGAAAAAATCCTTAGCTGATAGGTCATCAGGTCTTTTTGGTTCTAAAAAAACTGACACAATTCCTTATATCATGATCACTCTTGATCGTGATGCAGCCCGAGAGTACGCCAAAGTCAAAAACTTGATTCAATCAGGTATGAACATCGCCAGAATCAATTGTGCCCATGATGATGAAAATATATGGCTACAGATGATCCTGCATATCAAACGAGCTGTGAAGGCCACTGGTTTAAGCTGTAAAATTTATATGGATTTGGCTGGTCCAAAAATCAGGACAATTTTAAAAAATAAATCCCATTTGAAGGTTTTTGAAGGTAAAAGTTTTTACATGACTGATGCCCAACACTTAAAGGATGATCCGAAGTTATTGGGATGCTCTGTAGCGGGCATTTCTGATCAAATACATAAGGGGGAGAAGGTATTATTCGATGATGGCCTTATCGAGGCGATTGTTCAAAATATAGAAGGTGCTATCATCAAGCTTAAAGTGATACGTATTTCTTCAAAAAAACCATTTATAAAAAATGAAAAAGGTATAAATTTCCCTGAAAGTCACCTGACTATACCTGCCATTAGTGAATATGACTTACAATGCCTTCCATTTATTCTAAAACATGCTGATTTGGTTGGCTATTCTTTTGTAAAAAATGAAAAAGATGTGCTTCAATTACAGGAAATGCTAGATACTCACAAGGATTTATCGCTCATTTTAAAAATTGAAACCCTTGAAGCAGTAAATAATCTACCTGACCTGCTATTTGCCGGCATGCGGAATAAAAATTTCGGAGTAATGATAGCCAGAGGAGATCTGGCCATAGAAATAGGTTTTGAAAGAATGAGTGAGATCCAGGAAGAAATACTCTGGATTTGCGAAGCAGCGCACGTACCCGTCATTTGGGCCACACAAGTTTTAGAAACACTCAATAAATCAGGACTGGCTACCAGATCTGAAATCACGGATGCAGCACACGCAGCCATGGCAGATTGTGTGATGATCAATAAAGGAAACCATATCCTTCAAACCATAGAGACGCTTCAAGATATTTTACAGCGTAGCGGAGGCCATCACGTAAAAAAACGATTTACCTTCCGACCATTGACCATAGCCTCCAACTTTGTCTCGTCAAAAACCTCCTTTTCTAACCTCCAGAATCCAAGTCTCCCTATATCTTGCTAA
- the mutS gene encoding DNA mismatch repair protein MutS — MGQYAQIKSKYPDAILLFRVGDFYETFGEDAITAARVLGIVQTKRNNGSSAIELAGFPHHSLNIYLPKLVKAGYRVAVCDQMEKPVPGRIVRRAVTEMITPGIITGDQMLDVKKNNFLACVHFGAKDLLGIALIDISTGEFLVAEGDMGYMDKLLQSFNPAEVILAKNTKKIFDSKFGNKFYTYNIDDWIVQYDFAREQLLAKFDVHSLKGFGIEEMLLCQVAAGAAIHYLKNTEHQIEHIQNIQRIPEQEYIWLDRFTIQNLELLDNNRDQGKSFIQVLDHTVTPMGSRLMYKWVILPLIDPVKINKRAAVVEYLVLHHDLFESLDTTLVQFGDLERLINKASMDRITPRETVQLKRALSALPRLKSILVQTDHSELTQLSVAMLPCDAIYQVIENQLHEDAPAFANKGGIFKDGANGDLDTHRFVVQNAQTLLIQLQQKESERTGIPVKIGFNSVFGYYLEVTNKYKDQVPPEWIRKQTLANAERFLTDDLKKLEGQILGAEEKINDLEEKLFRELVIQIKEFVQPIQHNAALIARIDCLLSFAKIAVQNKYHRATIHEGFSIEIKQGRHPVIEKNLKPGEQYIPNDLYLDNETQQILMITGPNMSGKSAILRQTALICLMAQMGSFVPAEAASLGLIDKIFTRVGASDNISSGESTFMVEMNETALILNNTSARSLILLDEIGRGTSTYDGLSIAWAIAEHLHDHDPGAPKTLFATHYHELNELADKHSRIKNFHVATKEIGNKVIFLRLLRAGGVRHSFGIHVARMAGMPSSIVLRAQDILKHLEQKSIEAADQHNLGQKVKSIPANLQLNIFESADPRAQAVIRMLEETDLDRLSPIESLMKLHEIKGILRS, encoded by the coding sequence ATGGGCCAATATGCCCAAATCAAAAGCAAATATCCTGATGCCATCCTCCTGTTTAGAGTAGGTGACTTCTATGAGACCTTTGGAGAAGATGCCATCACAGCAGCAAGGGTGCTGGGCATCGTACAGACAAAACGCAATAATGGGTCAAGTGCCATAGAATTGGCTGGATTTCCACACCATTCACTTAATATATATCTGCCTAAACTTGTCAAAGCAGGATACCGTGTCGCTGTCTGTGATCAAATGGAAAAGCCGGTTCCAGGCAGGATAGTCCGTCGGGCAGTGACAGAGATGATCACTCCTGGGATCATCACCGGGGATCAAATGCTGGATGTCAAGAAGAATAATTTCCTTGCCTGCGTCCATTTTGGAGCAAAAGACCTTTTGGGTATAGCGCTGATCGATATATCTACCGGAGAGTTTTTGGTAGCAGAGGGTGATATGGGATATATGGACAAATTGTTGCAGAGTTTTAACCCGGCTGAAGTCATCCTTGCAAAGAATACAAAGAAAATATTTGATTCTAAGTTTGGTAACAAATTTTATACGTATAACATTGATGACTGGATTGTCCAGTACGATTTTGCCAGGGAGCAACTTTTGGCCAAATTTGATGTACATAGTTTGAAGGGTTTTGGAATTGAAGAAATGTTGCTTTGCCAGGTCGCCGCAGGAGCTGCCATTCACTATTTAAAGAATACAGAACACCAAATCGAACATATTCAGAACATTCAGCGGATCCCGGAGCAAGAGTATATTTGGCTTGATAGATTCACTATTCAAAACCTCGAATTGCTGGACAATAATCGGGACCAGGGCAAATCCTTCATTCAGGTTTTGGATCATACGGTCACTCCCATGGGCTCACGATTGATGTACAAATGGGTTATATTGCCTCTGATCGATCCAGTGAAAATCAATAAACGTGCTGCGGTGGTTGAATACCTGGTGCTGCATCATGACCTGTTTGAATCTTTGGATACTACTCTTGTCCAGTTTGGAGATCTTGAGCGACTCATCAATAAGGCCTCCATGGATCGGATCACACCTCGTGAAACAGTACAACTCAAAAGAGCTCTGTCAGCGCTACCGCGACTTAAAAGTATCCTGGTCCAGACCGATCATAGTGAACTGACACAACTTAGTGTAGCGATGCTACCTTGCGATGCTATCTACCAGGTCATTGAAAACCAGCTTCATGAAGACGCACCGGCTTTTGCCAATAAAGGCGGCATATTTAAGGATGGAGCTAATGGAGACCTGGACACTCACCGATTTGTGGTGCAAAATGCTCAAACACTATTGATCCAACTGCAACAAAAGGAATCAGAGCGCACTGGTATACCGGTTAAAATCGGATTTAACAGTGTCTTTGGGTACTATTTGGAAGTCACTAATAAATACAAAGACCAGGTACCTCCCGAATGGATTAGAAAACAAACCCTGGCCAATGCAGAAAGATTTCTCACGGACGATCTCAAAAAGCTGGAAGGTCAGATACTTGGGGCCGAAGAAAAAATCAATGACCTCGAAGAAAAATTATTCAGGGAGTTGGTGATACAGATCAAAGAATTTGTGCAACCCATCCAACACAATGCTGCCTTGATCGCCAGGATAGATTGTTTATTGTCTTTTGCTAAGATCGCGGTGCAAAACAAATATCATCGGGCTACTATCCATGAAGGATTCAGCATAGAGATCAAACAGGGCCGGCACCCGGTCATCGAAAAAAATCTAAAACCCGGGGAACAATATATACCCAATGATCTTTACCTGGACAATGAAACCCAACAGATCCTGATGATCACCGGGCCGAATATGTCCGGAAAGTCAGCCATCCTTCGTCAGACAGCACTCATCTGCCTCATGGCACAGATGGGCAGCTTTGTTCCGGCAGAAGCCGCTTCACTTGGCTTGATAGATAAAATTTTTACACGGGTGGGAGCTTCAGACAATATATCAAGTGGTGAATCCACCTTTATGGTAGAGATGAACGAAACTGCGCTTATACTCAATAATACTTCTGCCAGAAGCCTGATCTTATTGGATGAAATTGGTCGTGGCACGAGCACTTATGACGGCTTGTCCATTGCCTGGGCCATCGCCGAGCACCTGCATGATCACGACCCGGGAGCCCCCAAGACATTGTTTGCTACTCACTATCACGAACTCAACGAATTGGCCGATAAACATAGCCGCATCAAAAACTTTCATGTAGCCACCAAAGAAATAGGCAACAAGGTCATCTTCCTTCGACTCTTAAGAGCAGGTGGAGTCAGACACAGTTTTGGGATCCATGTAGCCCGTATGGCAGGCATGCCTTCGAGTATCGTCCTTCGGGCGCAGGATATATTAAAACATCTTGAACAAAAATCAATAGAAGCAGCTGATCAGCACAACCTGGGGCAAAAAGTAAAATCAATCCCAGCCAATCTACAGCTCAACATATTTGAAAGTGCAGACCCTCGAGCCCAGGCAGTGATCAGGATGTTGGAAGAAACAGATCTGGATCGGTTGAGTCCGATAGAAAGTCTGATGAAACTACATGAGATCAAAGGAATACTCAGATCATAA
- a CDS encoding RNA polymerase sigma factor, with protein MDKSSLEYWVKASKAGDQSAWNYIFKYVHPHLLNMALHICGNTPEAKDAVQDALLIAYLKLTQLKDPSTFLPWIKKICIHSCYRSHKINRHFTKNIPIASISDSWWENEFEKKLNVCTQQTQIFDVLAKLPEDLRSTMLLRYYTDCQSYEEISKILSIPIGTVRSRLNQAKYKMYEYWNIEDHINERPLLLGEEWNGFYKEYFGNLHHSQQARNTFINHLTKDLKIIAGGKINFGRMNVEQEIADDLSYGTTFGALNVVSSENITVLEARNINSVEFPDRCPETTVFVLSRLGQTVSQIHLYNSLK; from the coding sequence ATGGATAAATCTAGTCTTGAATACTGGGTGAAGGCATCAAAAGCTGGAGATCAATCAGCCTGGAATTATATTTTCAAATATGTACATCCTCATTTACTCAATATGGCCCTGCATATCTGTGGCAATACTCCTGAAGCTAAAGATGCAGTCCAGGATGCATTGTTGATAGCGTATTTAAAATTGACCCAATTAAAAGATCCTTCAACTTTTCTACCCTGGATTAAAAAAATTTGTATTCACAGTTGTTATAGATCCCACAAAATTAATCGGCACTTTACGAAAAACATTCCCATTGCCTCTATCAGTGACTCCTGGTGGGAAAATGAATTTGAAAAGAAGTTGAATGTTTGTACCCAACAGACACAAATATTCGATGTACTTGCTAAATTACCCGAGGACTTACGCAGTACCATGTTGTTGAGATATTATACAGACTGTCAGTCTTATGAAGAGATCTCCAAAATATTATCAATCCCGATTGGCACTGTCCGCAGCCGGTTAAATCAAGCTAAATACAAAATGTATGAATACTGGAACATAGAGGATCATATCAATGAAAGGCCCTTATTACTTGGTGAAGAATGGAATGGTTTCTACAAAGAATATTTTGGTAATCTACATCATTCCCAGCAAGCCAGGAATACTTTTATCAACCATTTGACTAAAGATTTGAAAATTATAGCCGGCGGTAAAATAAATTTTGGACGAATGAATGTTGAACAAGAGATAGCCGATGACCTGTCGTATGGCACCACCTTTGGGGCTTTGAATGTAGTATCCAGTGAAAACATTACCGTATTGGAGGCACGTAATATCAACTCAGTAGAGTTTCCCGACCGATGTCCTGAAACTACGGTATTTGTCTTGTCGCGTCTTGGTCAGACAGTCTCCCAGATTCATTTGTACAATTCTTTGAAATAA
- a CDS encoding nucleoside hydrolase: protein MNFTQILFIQCILIASVGMEFQSQPDPIWIDTDIGIGKLNKDVDDGIALIMALKSPKVDIRGISLVGNTDYGYKICMRLIQWYHDSPIKIPVCKGARNSDDSETENQAVRSMAEALSHEKMTIIALGPLTNISHLLIAHSELKSNIIKIIWCGGRSPNTHFKPGSGKVSVCDCNFDHDDAAAQVVINTGVPVILAGYEAAENIYLSAEDILPLKTSTYPGDQWVYQQLKSWQNLWSIFLNSKSGFIPFDAVTMGCFLYPELTLTQSQVPVHITVMKNDTPWRLFKPEKKYLLAASGLPSSHKVDFCAETLTGMKAEILKLLICPPPKQQDDHDSSFLTGIDPITIIK, encoded by the coding sequence ATGAATTTTACACAAATACTCTTCATACAATGTATTTTAATAGCCAGCGTTGGCATGGAATTTCAGAGTCAACCCGATCCAATTTGGATTGACACAGATATAGGAATTGGTAAATTAAATAAAGATGTCGATGACGGCATAGCACTTATCATGGCGTTAAAATCTCCAAAGGTTGATATCCGGGGTATCAGCCTGGTAGGGAACACTGATTATGGATATAAGATCTGCATGCGACTAATTCAATGGTATCATGACTCACCTATAAAAATCCCTGTTTGTAAAGGCGCCCGGAATTCAGACGATTCAGAGACTGAAAATCAAGCAGTCAGGTCAATGGCGGAGGCATTGAGCCATGAAAAAATGACCATTATTGCGCTAGGCCCCTTGACTAATATCTCCCATCTATTAATAGCACATTCTGAATTAAAATCCAACATCATAAAAATCATCTGGTGTGGTGGAAGATCTCCGAATACACATTTTAAGCCTGGTTCCGGGAAGGTTTCTGTCTGTGATTGTAATTTTGATCATGACGATGCTGCAGCTCAGGTAGTAATAAACACTGGTGTGCCTGTGATTTTAGCAGGTTATGAGGCTGCTGAAAATATCTATCTGTCAGCTGAGGACATACTACCGCTCAAAACAAGCACGTATCCAGGTGATCAATGGGTCTATCAGCAACTAAAAAGTTGGCAAAATCTCTGGTCTATATTTTTAAATTCCAAATCAGGATTTATACCATTTGATGCAGTCACCATGGGGTGTTTTTTATATCCCGAGTTGACACTCACTCAATCACAAGTACCAGTACACATAACGGTCATGAAAAATGATACTCCCTGGCGATTGTTTAAGCCTGAAAAAAAATATTTACTTGCTGCTTCAGGCCTACCGTCTTCGCATAAGGTTGATTTTTGCGCAGAGACTCTGACAGGCATGAAGGCTGAAATTCTAAAGTTATTAATTTGTCCCCCTCCTAAACAGCAAGATGATCATGATTCAAGTTTTTTGACCGGTATCGACCCTATCACAATAATAAAATGA